The segment ataatgtgggtctttctGGCCCAAAAAGCATTTGGAAACTCAGAGCAAATTTatctttcaaaagttttttgaaGATTagcaattttagccatcattcccaggttttttaaaatttgctcttctttaagaaaacaaATCTGGTTTATTTTGAAAGCAGTTTGTTTGTGtaaaaatttactttcttcaagagaaaatgtttttataaagggaaatgaaatttcttttcccaaaatttttgttttgatagaaTCAAAATCTGTGTGATAAAGGAATTCCTAAAATGATTTCTTCGTTAATATTTTTAGGAATAACGAAATcattagaaagaaaaatacCGTTATTGCAAATATGGGCATtggataatttataattaataaggatACGCTCACCAGTTGCGCTGTATAGCTTTGTGGTTCCCTTTTGAAGTTACTTAGTAGGGATTAAACCTTCAACAATGCAATTTATATCGGCGCTACTGTCTAACAAAGCAATTTTGTTAagaacataattattattaatgattaatttaataAGGATGTGAGAACTTTGAGGTCTAATTATTGTAATCATGTTTACACCTACCTCTGTTTCATCTCCGGGGGATGAAGATTCTTCGGAACCATTTTCCTCATTATCCGAATGAGTCGGTTCTTTTCCTTTAGATGTCCCTTCTGCTTCTTTAAGTATTTCTTTTGTTAGGACATCAATTTCGAACCTCATCTATAGATGGTTCTTCCTTCATATTGTCAATCTATTCATAATCTGTTTCATACTGAAAGGAATTACACTTGTAGTAACCTCCTTTTCTTTTCGGTTACTAACTAGTTTTTGAAGttccaataaataacttcttcGAGCATTATCATCTTTGATATGCTCAATTGTTGCAAATAAGATTTCAGATGAATCTTCAGagataaccattatagactaaTTGTCGCATAGGCAAAAGGCTCCTTGACAGTTGCACTCTGGCTACCGTCATTTGTGTTTTGAGATACATTAAGATACTCTTCGTCTTCAGTTTCACTATCAGAAGAGGGTTCAGATTCTGACTCTTCTTCGTCTAAGATAGAGAGAAACTGCTTTTTAGTTTCTTCGTCTACTTCAAGAAGgttgatcttcttcttttttcttttgtttttgggaCAATCAGGAGACTTATGTCCTTCTTTTCCACAAGTCCAACACTTATCCTTTTGAGAAGTTTgtttacttttcttttaaagTGGGTTTTCACTTTAGAGGATTTTTTATGATCGCGATTTTCCAGATCGCCCTTTTGTTAGAAACCTTTCTTGCTGAAGGTGGTTTAAGAATTGGAAATCCAAAGTCTTGACAGAAGCTGCCAAGCTCGGAAACCAAAAACTTTTGATCCTTCTTAAGCCGTTCCTTTAGCTTAAGATTAGTGCAAAGCTCCATGGCTACAAAGTTGATTAAACTTATTAGATCACCATAAGAGAGTTGTGAGTAAGGGATTTTACCTTCACATCGATCTCTTATCTATGACCGAATCGGCAATGTGGGGATGCAATCCAAGGTATGTAACTTTTTTGCAGGTAGTGCAGGCCTACAGCCATACCACTCTTCACGACAACAGCTGCTACAGCAATGGTGGACAACCAAGCCTAGAAATGCAGCCCAAAAACTACTGCTACAAGTACGCCAATGTTAATCTGCTGGAATCTGTGAAAGAACAGGTGTTCCTGCAAGTATAGAGGTAAAGCAACAAACATCAGCAGAGTTAAATTTGCAATCTACAAGGACAACTACAAGATGTTGAACACTGCATTTCCTCAACTTTACTGGCTAGCCAAGTGGACATACTTAATGCAAAAGAGTGAAAAGTGTGTGCATGACATCAAAGTGAGCATGGTGAAGTGGCTTAAACCTGCAGATCAGTGGCTCAAAGTGAACACTAATGGTAGTGCACTCGCGAACCCTGGTAGGCTGGGGGCTGGGGGAATCCTGAGAGAAAAACAAGGCAAAGTGGTGACGGCTTTCGCAACACCACTTGGGGAAGGAACAAACAACAAAGCGGAAATAGAGGCAGCCATCTTTCGTTTAACTTGGGCACTTAAGCTTGGATACAGGAACATAATTTTGGAACTTGATTTTCAACTAGTAGTGCAATGGGTCCTAAAGAAGGCAGTCCCTCAATGGAGTATCATCACTCAACTTGGAAGGCTGCAACATCTTATCAATCAAGTACACAACTTCAAATGCATTCATGTATTGAGAGAAGCAAATTGCGTAGCAGATGCATTCTAAAAACATAGTCACAACATTGCCACTCCTCAGGTATATCTCAACAGCCACCAACTATCGAAAGAAGCAAAAGCCTACTATTAACTTGACTTATTGGAGATGCCTAACTTTAGAAGAAGGAAGACAAAGAGAATTTTTGAGCCTCCTTGAGGTTGTATATCTTTTCAGCTTAggtataattaaaattatagctACTTTGAATAGGTTAGTTTAGTTTATAGGCTTTcttgtaaagggagagtctccccTAGTTTATGCTTCCTAGATACTTTGTattgagaggagtcctctccTTAGGTGCTTAGTATTTTGGTTTCATCTTTTGTGTAAGGGGAGGAGTTGATTTCCTTTTGAGAAGTTGACTCCAAACCATCTTAGGTTGGGATTAGGTTTATGTCCCCCTCCctgtattttgtttttgttattaatgaTAAGGCCTGGGAGGGTTGCTAAGCCCCTACCCCTCCAAGGgtaattcaactaaaaaaaataaaagcccaaaataccaaaacccaaacattaaacactacaccatagattttaaacataACAATGCAAAACgtcaaaacctaaaacctaatgAAAAACCTAAACCGTAATCCTAACAATATCACTAACatgaaccctaaccctaaccctaaaccctaaattctaaaccctaaacccaataCCGAAaatactacaaccctaacattaaacactaaaccttatatattataactcaaatccttaaccccaaaccgtaaaaccaaaaaaaaaacctaaaacctaaccctaaacccaaagaccaaaatacaaaaacccaaacattaaacacagAACCATTGATaataaacctcaaatcctaaatcctaaagcaaaaaacctaaaaaaaaaccaaaaccctaaccataaaaaataaacgcgaaaccctaagtccaaaataccaGAACCCAAACAtgaaatactaaaccatagattgtAAACCTCAATTGCTAAATCCtgaaccataaaccctaaaaaaacctacaccccACCCCTAAACTtaacctaaccctaaaccctaaaccctgtgtaaaaaaaccctaagtccattgtacgaaaacccaaacattaaagaATAAACCATAGATTATAAACCAcaaatgctaaaccctaaaccacaaaacctaaaaaacctacaccctaacgCTAATCCTAACtgtaaccctaaccctaaccctaaaccctaagtccaaaaaaaaccctaagtcaaacttaaaaaaacccaaacattaaacacgaAACCATTgattttaaacatcaaatcaTAAACAACAAaccttaaaacctaaaaaattacctaaaccctaatcctaaccctaatccaacccctaaccctaaccctaatgcTAAACCATTAACCCGATACCCTAAGctcaaaatatgaaaacccaaatatcaaacactaaaccatagatattttaaaaaaaaatcctaaaccccaaagcctaaaacctaaaaagaccctaaaccctaatcctaacatTATCCCTTACACgaaccctaaacctaaccctaaaacTATCCCTTACACgaaccctaaacctaaccctatccttaaccctaaccctaaatcctaaacccaaagcccaaaatacgaAAACACTAACATTAGACACTAaatcatagatattacaactcaaatccttaaccctaaaccataaaacctttaaaataaCCTGAACCCTAACcccaaccctaaccctaaccctaacattaaccctaaccctaacctgtaataaaccctaaaccccaagtccaaaataccaaaatccaaacattaaacagTGAACCATTGCTATTAAACATCTtatcctaaatcctaaacccaaaaatctataaaaacccaaaaccctaaccctatccttaaccttaaccctcaccctaaaccctaagcccaaaaaaaaacccaaacattaaatactaaaccatagattttaaacctttAATGCTAACCCCCGAAccataaaaccttaaaaaacctacaccctaaccctaattctAAACCTAAACCAAACTGATTCAAATAGGAGTACCCTCCATGAACTCAATgctcaatatatcaaatttcTCAAGTTGGAGGACACTATCTTGAAACAAAAAACCCAGCTTCAATGGTTTAAAGATGGTGACACCAACTCCAAGTATTTCCATTCCATTATAAGGGGAAGGAGGAGGAAACTATTCATTCACAAAATCGTCACAGAAAATGGGGATTGGATTCAGGGTGAGAACAATATTGCTCAGGAGGCTTGTGAGCATTTCAATAACATTTTCACAGGTGAAGACAAGCATATTAGTGAACACAATCTGGAATGCATTCCCAGAATGGTCAATCAGGATCAAAACACTCAGCTTACAAAAGTACCAGACTTGGATGAGCTTAAAGAGGTAGTATTTTCTATGAATCCTAACTCTGCAGCTGGTCCGGATGGTATGAATGggtatttctttcaaaaatgttgGAACATTATCAAGAATGATTTAATAGAAGTCCTTCATGCTTTTTTCAGTGGCCAAATGATTCCTAAGTACTTCTCTCATTCTTGTATTGTATTGCTCCCTAAGGTGAATAATCCAAACAAACTTACGGAATTTAGGCCGATAAGTCTGAGTAACTTCACTAGTAAGATCATATCTAAACTGGTAAGTAACAGACTTAGCCCTATCCTTCCGTTATTGATTTCTACTAATCAGTCTGGTTTTGTGAAAGGAAGAAGTATTTCGGAAAATATCATGCTCGCTCAGGAGATCATTCATCAAATCAAGAAACCCAACATTGGAAGTAAtgtaattattaaattagaCATGGCAAAAGCTTATGACAGGGTCTCTTGGTCATATATTTGCTTAGTTCTAAGGAAGATGGGCTTTGATGAGGTGTTCATTGATATGATCTGGAGAATCATGGACAACAATTGGTACTCTATTATTGTCAATGGcaaaaggtatggtttcttcCGCTCTACTAGAGGTCTCAAACAAGGTGATCCTCTCTCCCCGGccttatttattttaggtgccgAGGTATTATCGAGATCACTCAATAGGCTTCACAACCACCCGGATTATCAAGGTTTCATCATGGAAAAGAGGGGGCCCCAAGTGAATCACCTAAGTTTTGCGGATGACATTATTCTTTTTACTTCCGGAAGATGCAAAACCTTGAAACTCCTTATGAATACTTTAAAGGAGTATGAAAAGATTTCGGGGCAACTTATCAACGGAGATAAAAGCCATTTCATGCTACACTCTAGTGCTTTCAATAGCACTAGGGGTAGAATTAAGAGGCTGACAGGTTTTAAACAGAAGCAGGGCCCTATCACTTACCTAGTCTGCCCTTTATTTGTTGGCAGGCCTAGGAATGTTTACTTTTCTGATCTTATTAACAAAGTCGTTTCCAGAATTACAGGTTGGCAAACAAAGCAACTTAGTTATGGGGGAAAGGCTATACTCTCCAAACATGTTCTTCAGGCATTGCCTATACATCTCTTATCAGCAGTAACCCCTCCAGCTACTATCATCAGACAAATTCAAATGCTCATTGCAGATTTCTTCTGGGGGTGGAAGAACGATAGGAAAAAATACCATTGGTCCTCTTGGAAAAATCTGAGCTACCCTTATGAGGAAGGGGGGATAGGGATGAGAAATTTACAAGATGTTTGTAAAACCGTCCAATTCAAGCAATGGTGGATATTAAGAACTAAACAAACCTTGTGGGGAGATTTCTTGAGAGCTAAGTATTGTCAAAGATCAAATCCGGTGAGCAAAAAATGGGATACTGGAGAGTCTTTAACTTGGAAACATATGTTAGAGACTAGACAGCAGGTGGAGCAGCACATTCACTGGAAACTCCAAGCCGGGAATTGTTCATTTTGGTGGGATAACTGGCTTGGCACTGGACCTCTAGCTCAACATACAACCAGCAGCAACAGGTTTAATAACAGTACTGTGGCAGACTTCTGGGAAAATGGAGAATGGAGGTGGAGCAAATTGGTGAAGCATGCACCAGTAACCCACCTTCCCAACATCCTGGCTACCAGAATTCCTCACAATCAACACAGGCCGGACCAAGCAGTTTGGAAACTAAATATTCATGGCAGCTTCAGTTGCTCATCTGCGTGGGAGGAAATCAGGAACAAAAAGGCTAAGAACAATTTTAATTCCTTAATATGGCATAAATCCATTCCTTTTAAGACTTCATTTCTTTTATGGAGAACATTAAAGGGTAAACTTCCTACAAATGAAAAGTTATCTAACTTTGGCATTGAGCCATCAccttgtttttgttgttttgataGAGCAGGCATGAACACCATTGAGCACATCTTCAATTTGGGACCTTTTGCAGCTAAGGTGTGGAAGTTTTTTGCAGCAACTGCAGGGCTGCAAGCTGACCACTCCACACTGCCCACATTGATCAAACAGTGGTGGACAGCCAAGCCAAGCAATGCAGGCCACCAACTGTTGATGCAAGCAACACCAATATTTATTTGCTGGAATTTATGGAAGAACAGGTGCGCAGGCAAATACGGAGGCAAAGCAACCAACATCAGCCGCGTCAAGTATGCAATCTACAAAGACACCTTCAAGATGCTGAAAAATACTTTCCCACATATCAAGTGGCCTGCTAGTTGGACAGCCTTGATCCAAACGACTGAAAGGTGTTTCCATAACATTAAAGTGTGCATGGTAACTTGGTTCAAACCTCCAGATCAATGGATCAAGATTAATACAGATGGCAGTGCACTCACCAATGAGGGAAAGATTGGGGCTGGGGGTATCATCAGAGATAAAGAAGGCAAGATGGTGATGGCATTCTCAACACCACTTGGAGAAGGATCGAACAACAAGGCTGAGATTGAGGCTGCTCTCTTTGGACTGACTTGGGCTTTTGAACTAGGATTCAAGAACATTTTACTTGAGTTAGACTCTCAATTGGTGGTTCATTGGATTTCAAACAAAACAGCCCCACATTGGAGTTTTACCAATCAGCTTGAAAGACTCCAACATATCGTCATGCAAACTCAGAATTTCAGATGTTCCCATATTTTTAGAGAAGCAAATTGGGTAGCAGATGCACTTTCAAAGCACAGCCACAACTCAACAGCTCCCCAAGTTTACTTCAACAGCAATCAACTCCCTAAAGAAGCACAAGCCTACTATCAAATGGACTTAATGAACATGCCAAGCTTTAGAAGAAAGAAGACCAAGATGATTTTTGAGCCTCCTTGATTTTAATACCTTTTCAACTTAgctatatttaaataatatagcTACTTTGAATAAGGCATAGATTAGTTAGTTGATAGGCTTTcttgtaaagggagagtctccctaaTTTATGCTTCCTAGATACTTTGTAACGAGAGGAGTCCTCTCCTTAGGTTCGTAGTATTTTGGTTTCATCTTTTTATGTACGGGGAGGAGTTGACACTCTTTTGGGAAGTCAACTCCAAACCACCTTAGGATTGGAGGTTAGGTCTATGTCCCCCTccttgtatttttgttttgttattaatGATAAGGCCTGGGGGTGTCGCTCAGCCCCTACCCCCCCAAGGgttattcaactaaaaaaaaaaaagcccaaaataccaagtCACCTCATTTTCCggatttttttctctctctagattttcTCTCTCCTCTCAAACGCTCTCTCACAACGGATACTGAATAGGCACGCAGGCACATCACCGTAATGGCGCGTGCGCCGCCGGTAGAGCTCAGACGATCGCCGGATCAAATCCATCAGGAGCGCCCTGAAAAGGGAAACAAACCCCACTGCATCACGTACCATGATCTATCTC is part of the Solanum pennellii chromosome 8, SPENNV200 genome and harbors:
- the LOC107027648 gene encoding uncharacterized protein LOC107027648, with the translated sequence MWGCNPRCSCKYRGKATNISRVKFAIYKDNYKMLNTAFPQLYWLAKWTYLMQKSEKCVHDIKVSMVKWLKPADQWLKVNTNGSALANPGRLGAGGILREKQGKVVTAFATPLGEGTNNKAEIEAAIFRLTWALKLGYRNIILELDFQLVVQWVLKKAVPQWSIITQLGRLQHLINQLQWFKDGDTNSKYFHSIIRGRRRKLFIHKIVTENGDWIQGENNIAQEACEHFNNIFTGEDKHISEHNLECIPRMVNQDQNTQLTKVPDLDELKEVVFSMNPNSAAGPDGMNGYFFQKCWNIIKNDLIEVLHAFFSGQMIPKYFSHSCIVLLPKVNNPNKLTEFRPISLSNFTSKIISKLVSNRLSPILPLLISTNQSGFVKGRSISENIMLAQEIIHQIKKPNIGSNVIIKLDMAKAYDRVSWSYICLVLRKMGFDEVFIDMIWRIMDNNWYSIIVNGKRYGFFRSTRGLKQGDPLSPALFILGAEVLSRSLNRLHNHPDYQGFIMEKRGPQVNHLSFADDIILFTSGRCKTLKLLMNTLKEYEKISGQLINGDKSHFMLHSSAFNSTRGRIKRLTGFKQKQGPITYLVCPLFVGRPRNVYFSDLINKVVSRITGWQTKQLSYGGKAILSKHVLQALPIHLLSAVTPPATIIRQIQMLIADFFWGWKNDRKKYHWSSWKNLSYPYEEGGIGMRNLQDVCKTVQFKQWWILRTKQTLWGDFLRAKYCQRSNPVSKKWDTGESLTWKHMLETRQQVEQHIHWKLQAGNCSFWWDNWLGTGPLAQHTTSSNRFNNSTVADFWENGEWRWSKLVKHAPVTHLPNILATRIPHNQHRPDQAVWKLNIHGSFSCSSAWEEIRNKKAKNNFNSLIWHKSIPFKTSFLLWRTLKGKLPTNEKLSNFGIEPSPCFCCFDRAGMNTIEHIFNLGPFAAKVWKFFAATAGLQADHSTLPTLIKQWWTAKPSNAGHQLLMQATPIFICWNLWKNRCAGKYGGKATNISRVKYAIYKDTFKMLKNTFPHIKWPASWTALIQTTERCFHNIKVCMVTWFKPPDQWIKINTDGSALTNEGKIGAGGIIRDKEGKMVMAFSTPLGEGSNNKAEIEAALFGLTWAFELGFKNILLELDSQLVVHWISNKTAPHWSFTNQLERLQHIVMQTQNFRCSHIFREANWVADALSKHSHNSTAPQVYFNSNQLPKEAQAYYQMDLMNMPSFRRKKTKMIFEPP